A genomic stretch from Falco naumanni isolate bFalNau1 chromosome 4, bFalNau1.pat, whole genome shotgun sequence includes:
- the RPL14 gene encoding 60S ribosomal protein L14, producing MVFKRFVEIGRVAFISFGPHAGKLVAIVDVIDQNRALVDGPCSGVRRQAMPFKCMQLTDFVLKFPHSARQKCVRLAWEKENINEKWAATRWAKKIEAREKKAKMTDFDRYKVMKAKKMRNRIIKHEMKKLQKLSSKKGKKPEKAQKPEKAQKPEKAQKPEKAQKPEKAQKPQK from the exons ATG GTGTTCAAACGCTTCGTCGAGATCGGCAGAGTTGCCTTTATTTCCTTTGGGCCACATGCTGGCAAGCTGGTGGCCATTGTGGATGTTATTGACCAAAACAGG gcACTAGTTGATGGCCCCTGCAGTGGTGTCAGAAGGCAGGCTATGCCCTTCAAGTGCATGCAGCTGACAGACTTTGTTCTCAAATTCCCACACAG TGCTCGTCAGAAGTGTGTGCGACTTGcctgggagaaggaaaatataaatgaaaaatgggCAGCAACAAGATGGGCAAAGAAGATTGAAGCCCGAGAAAAG aaagcCAAAATGACCGACTTTGATCGCTACAAGGttatgaaagcaaagaaaatg AGAAACAGGATCATCAAGCATGAAATGAAGAAGCTCCAGAAATTGTCTTCTAAAAAAGGCAAGAAGCCGGAGAAGGCGCAGAAGCCGGAGAAGGCGCAGAAGCCGGAGAAGGCGCAGAAGCCGGAGAAGGCGCAGAAGCCGGAGAAGGCGCAGAAGCCGCAGAAATAA